From the Solibacillus sp. FSL R5-0449 genome, one window contains:
- a CDS encoding MinD/ParA family protein, producing MKDQAEKLRQKMLGSEHRSGRSIAVVSGKGGVGKSNFTTNFATLLSKKGKKVVVLDMDIGMGNVHILIGSSVKYNLKDYLDGQVPLEEVLCETNEGVSYISGGSGMSSLMEWSPEVFARLVSAFETLQKEFDFVLFDMGAGVVDWSLDLLTSIEEIIVISTAEPTSIMDAYSMMKFIHMRDPMKKFYLLGNRAYTVEEGQDTTQRLKTVMQRFLEKEVTILGSLPEDSVVRQAVRQQALFTLVYPDAPVSKTLLKIVDQFLTAQAELKEVHATNESIKFIAKLKNIFSRGRE from the coding sequence ATGAAAGATCAAGCTGAAAAGTTGCGTCAGAAAATGCTTGGAAGCGAACATAGGTCAGGGCGGTCAATTGCTGTTGTTAGTGGAAAAGGCGGTGTAGGTAAAAGTAACTTTACGACAAACTTCGCAACTCTATTATCAAAAAAAGGAAAAAAAGTAGTTGTTTTAGATATGGACATCGGTATGGGGAATGTACACATTCTCATAGGGAGTTCTGTAAAATACAATTTAAAGGATTACCTGGATGGCCAAGTACCGCTTGAAGAAGTACTGTGCGAAACGAATGAAGGAGTAAGCTATATTTCCGGCGGGTCCGGAATGTCGTCTTTAATGGAATGGTCTCCTGAAGTTTTTGCCCGTCTTGTCTCGGCTTTTGAAACATTACAGAAAGAATTCGATTTTGTTTTATTCGATATGGGAGCGGGTGTTGTTGATTGGTCTTTAGATCTATTAACATCTATTGAAGAAATTATTGTTATTTCTACCGCGGAACCGACGTCTATTATGGATGCTTATTCTATGATGAAATTTATTCATATGAGAGACCCGATGAAGAAATTTTATCTTTTAGGCAATCGGGCGTATACAGTCGAGGAAGGGCAAGATACGACACAACGCCTAAAAACAGTGATGCAGCGTTTTTTGGAGAAAGAAGTAACGATTTTAGGCTCACTGCCGGAAGATTCTGTTGTGCGTCAAGCAGTACGTCAGCAAGCGTTATTTACACTCGTGTATCCTGATGCCCCGGTTTCTAAAACGTTGTTAAAGATTGTTGATCAATTTTTAACAGCGCAGGCCGAATTGAAAGAAGTGCATGCAACGAACGAATCTATAAAATTTATAGCAAAATTAAAAAACATCTTTTCGAGAGGGCGTGAGTAA